DNA from Geobacter sulfurreducens PCA:
GATAGACCGTTCATTGCCTCGGTGCGATTACTGCCCGACCAGGCTGCCTTGCGATCCGGCAATCCATCGCTATACTCACTGAAGTGGTTGTGCTGGATCGGTGCAACCGATGTCTCTGGGCGAGGAGGTAGCGTATGGGTAAGGACAGGATGAAGCAGCTTCTGGCGGGACTCGGCATTGCGTCGCTGGTTGCCGGTGCCGGAGCCATGGGGCCCGGGCCGGCGCTTGGTACGAGCGGCTGAGGCAAGTCTTCCGGCGCCGGGAGCGCCAAGGAGAAGGCGAAGAGTGGCTGAGGCGGATCGTCCGGCGCCGGTGGCGCCGCAAAGAAGGATGCCGCAGCAGCCGAAGAGGTAAAGAAGGACCCCGCAGCCCCAGATGTGAAGAAGGATGCCGCATCCGATACGGCGGCCGACAAAGCTAAGAAGAAGGCCAAGAAAAAGAAGGCCGACAAGCCTGCGGAAAAGAAGACGGAAACACCTGCCAAGCAGTGAGAGTGGCAGGGATATCACCGGAAACGGCGGTTCGCATCCCGAGGGGGTGATCCGCCGTTTCCGCTCTCTGGTTCCCATGACTCCCGACAAGACTCTCCTTTCCAGTGACGATCGCAAGAATCTGCGCGCTGCACGGCGCCGGGTTGCCGCCATGGCCGATGCTGTGCCCTGCGATAGGGCACGGATACAGGTGAATCCCCGCCTTGAACTTGTTGCCGTATCCGTCCGTGATACGCCCTCGGAGGGAGTCCCGATGGGGAGCGGCTTCTGGGTGGTCTGGCGCGATCCCTCCGACGGTGCGGTGCGCTCGGAAGAGGCCGGACCGGCCGACCTGCTCGCCCTGAAGCTCGTCCTGGAGGAGAGGGATGCGGAGGATGCCGCCCGCGAGGCCGGGGTTCCGGTGGGGAGGATCGACGACTGCCTGTGGGGGGCTGCTGCCCGGGGGCTGATCATCATGCCCCCTTCACGCCTTCGTCGGCCGCCGTCCTGGCCGGTATCGGCAGAGAGCGAGGACTTGCTCGCGGCTCGGGTATTTACCCTCCAGTGGCACATCACTCAGGAGTGCGACCTCCACTGCCTCCATTGCTATGACCGGACCAGCCAAGGTGTCTTTTCACTGCTCCGGGGGGTGGAACTGCTAGACGATCTCCGCAGGTTCTGCGCTGAGCGGTTCGTGCGGGGCCAGGTCTCCTTTACCGGCGGGAATCCCTTCCTGCACGCGGAGTTCGCGGCATTGTACGGTGCCGCCCTGGATCGTGGCCTGTCCGCCGCAATACTGGGAAACCCGGTGTCGCGCGAACAGCTCTTGGGCATCGTTGCCCTGGGGCGGCCGGTCTATTACCAGGTGAGTCTCGAAGGGCTGGAGGCCCACAACGATCACATCCGGGGGGCGGGCCATTTCAGGAGAACCCTTGCCTTTCTCGACCTGCTCCGGGAGGAGGGGATTCCCTGCGAGGTCATGCTGACCCTCACCCGGGACAATATGGACCAGGTCCTTGCCTTGGGGGAGATCCTGCGGGGCCGCGCCGACGCCTTCAGTTTCAACCGGCTGGCCCCCTTTGGCGAGGGGGCATCCCTGGCGTTGCCAGAACCCGCGGCATACGAGGCGTTCTTTGATCGGTATGTGGCGGCCATGGAGGAAAACCCGGTCCTTGCCCTGAAGGACAATCTGCTCAATCTGGCGCTCTCCCTCCGGGGGCGCGTGCTGTTCGACGGTTGCGCCGGTTTCGGCTGCGGCGCCGCGTTTAACTTCCTTTCCGTGCTTGCCGACGGACAGGTCCACGCCTGCCGCAAGTTTCCGTCACCCATCGGGTCGGTCCACGGGTCCTCCCTGTCCGAGCGCTACGATTCCCCCGCAGCCGAGCGATATCGGTCACGGAGCCTGGCCTGCGAGGGCTGTCGGCTCTACTCCCGGTGCGGCGGCTGCCCGGCAGTAACTGCCGGCCTCGGGCTGGACCCTCTCCGTGACCGTGATCCCTTCTGTTTCCGGTAATCATCCCGCCACGCCTCCACTTGACATCCTTCAGCGAAGAATATACCGTTTTGCGGTGTTTCTCTTTCGTCACAAACCACGCACGTGCCACCGTCACAGCTGCGGCAGGGCTGCACAGCCGGCGGACGTCCCGTGCAATCGGGTAATATTGTCTGCAAGGATAGATGTGATGTCAAACCTGCTGTATGGCCTGACCCTGTTCATCGTCGTTGCCCTGACCCTGGCATCCCCGGCCGGGGCCCAGGATGCCATCGCCACTCATCCAATCCAGCCCGCCGGCTATTCTTCCATAAAGGTTTTCGACCGTAACGGCCGGTTTGCGGGCCGGATTCTTCCCGAAAAGCGCTACTGGGTTCCCATCGACCGCATCCCTGCCTTCCTGCAGAAGGCGGTTGTGGCGGTGGAGGATGCCCGCTTCTACGAGCATAGCGGCATCGATGTGCGGGGTATCGCCCGTGCCCTGGTGAAGGACGTGGTCAAGGGGCGGCTGGCCGAGGGTGGCTCGACCATTACCCAGCAGCTGATCAAGAACAAGTATCTCTCCGGCGAGAAGAGCATCGAGCGCAAACTGGAAGAAGCCCGGCTGGCAATGGACTACGAGAAGAAATACAGCAAGAAGCAGATCCTTGAGATGTATTTCAATGAAATTTACTACGGCCGGGGAGCCTGGGGGATCGCCCAGGCGGCCCGCGTCTACTTCGACAAGAACCCTGAGGAACTGACCGAGGCCGAATGCGCCCTGCTGGCGGGCGTGCCCAAAAATCCGGGCCGCTACAATCCGTTGGGCAAGGCGGCTGACGTGGGGCGGCGCAGGGACGTGGTCCTCAAGCGGATGACGGACCTCAATATGATTTCCGCCCGGCAGAAGCAGAAGCTGCGCAGCCAGCGGGTGGCCGTTACCCCGCCGGACCAGGCATCGTGGTATCTGGCCCATATCCGGAACCTGCTGGTGGAGCGGTACGGCCCCCAGGTCATCGAGGCGGGGGGACTGGAAGTGACAGCGGCCATGGATCTGAACCTGCAGAAACTAGCCGAAAAGACCCTGCGGGAAGGGGTGAAGCGGGTTTCGCCCGACCTTCAGGGAGCGCTGATGTCCCTGGATCCCGCCACTGGCGATGTACTGGCGGCCGTGGGGGGCGTGGACTTCGCCAAGAGCTCCTATGACCGGGCATTCCTGGCGCGGCGCCAGCCCGGCTCGGCAATAAAGCCCCTGATCTATGCGGCTGCCCTGGAAAAGGGGATCACTGCCGCGAGCGTCTGGGATGATTCCCCGGTTGCCTACGTCCGCGGCGCCAACCAAACCTGGAAGCCCAGGAACTACGGCGGCGAGCAGTACGGGGAACTTTCCCTGAGGAAGGCCCTGGCCTACTCGAACAACGTCATCACAGTCAAGGTGCTGGAGACGATCGGCGTTCCCTACTTCGTGGAGATTGCCAGGAATCTGGGACTGTCGCTCCGATCGCCCAACGACCTCTCGCTGGCCCTGGGCACCGACGAGGTGACCCTGCGTGATCTCGTTTCGGCGTACACCCCCCTGGCCAACGGAGGACTCCGGGCCGAAGCCAGGACCGTGCTCCGGATCTACGACAAGCGCCGTCGCGCCTGGACCGACAATCCGCCGGCCGTCACTCAGGCCATCTCGCCCGCCGCGGCCTATGTCACGACCCAGATGCTCAAGGACGTGATGGTGTACGGCACGGCCAAGTCGCTCAGGAAGTTCAGCCAGGCCCGGCCGGCCGCCGGCAAGACCGGCACCACCGACGATTACCGGGACGCTTGGTTCATCGGCTATACTCCGGGTGTCGTTACCGGCATCTGGGTCGGCCACGACAAGCCCAGGCCGGGAGGGAAAGGGTTCACGGGGGGTACCGTGGCCGCGCCCATCTGGGAGCGGTTCATGGGACCGGCCCTGTCCGGTCGGCCGGCCGCCGACTTCGCCCGGCCGGAAACGGTCGTTGCCGTGACCGTGGACCCTGCCACGGGATACCGGGCAGCGCCGGAGTGCCCGGAACAGCGGGAAGAATTATTTATTGCCGGCACTGAGCCGGTCGCATACTGCCCTGCCCACGGCGGGGAGCTCCTGATGCCCGAATCGCCCGATCTGCCGGTGCCGGAAGGGGAAACCCGGGAGCCTGCGGCCACCGACAATCCGATGTGACAAGGAGGCGTGCATGAACGTGATGGTTGATCTGTGCATCGTGCCGATCGGCGTGGGAGTTTCCCTTTCGCCTTACGTGGCGGCCTGTCAGAAGGTGCTTGACGAGGCGGGGCTCAAGACCTCGCTCCATTCCTACGGTACGAACATCGAGGGGGAGTGGGATGCCGTGTTCGCCGCCGTCAGGCGCTGCCACGAGGTGGTGCACGGGATGGGCGCGCCCCGCATCACCACCACCATCAAGCTGGGAACCCGCACGGACCGGGTCCAGACCATGGAGGACAAGGTGCGGAGCGTTCAGGAGAAGATGGGGTAGCCACGAAAGAGGTTCATGTCTGACAGCGAGAGGAGCTCGAAACCATGAATGCTGCCGGAGCAGCCGGAAGGACCCATACTGCGGAACGGGCGGAGAACCGCCGGTGGCTCCGCGAGCAGATGAATCCCTACTTCTTCATTGCCATGAAGGACGAGCCCGAGGCCCTGGCCGTCCTGACCCGCGAACTGGGCATGCTGCGGCGCAACAAGCGCCTGATCCTGGCCGACCGGGACAAGGCCTTGATCGTTGCCATGGTCAATCAGCCGGGCACCCTGTACGAGACCCTGCGCCGGATCCAGGAGCGGGAGATATCTTACGCCATGATCGCCCACTCGGACGACCCGATCCCCGGGCTTGACCAGAACCTGGAGATCCAGCGTTTCGAGTTCGACCGCAAGACCAACGATGACATCCTCGCCGGCAGGGACGTGCAGGTGCCGTTGGGCATCCGGCGCACGGTGGCGGCGGCGGTGCGGAAATACTACCCGGACTTCGATCTGGCCGATCTGGACCGGCTGCTCCGCATCCTCTGGCTCAACAACGAGAACTATGTCCGCATCTCCCCCCCCCGCAGGGTGGCCCAGGTGCTGCGGCTTCACCAGGAAGGAAACCGTTGCGGCGGCCTCTACCTGGACGTGGAGGAGATGGAGAACGGTACGGCCGGCAACGAATCGCGGGTCTTCTTTGCCGTGGGGAACCCCCCCCAGAAGGATTTCCTCCTCCAGGTGATGGAGGTTTTCAACCGGCTCGAACTGGGCGTGAACCGCGCCTATTGCCTGACCATCTCCAACGGCATCCATCCCTATTTCCTCGGGACGTTCTATGTGCGGCGGCGCGACGGAGAAGTGCTGCAGCGGGGGTCCGAGCTCTTCAGCAGGCTCCAGCGGGAACTGTCCAATACCCAACTCTTGGCGACCCGCTCCCATGCCTACCGCG
Protein-coding regions in this window:
- the sbtM gene encoding thio(seleno)oxazole modification radical SAM maturase SbtM, encoding MTPDKTLLSSDDRKNLRAARRRVAAMADAVPCDRARIQVNPRLELVAVSVRDTPSEGVPMGSGFWVVWRDPSDGAVRSEEAGPADLLALKLVLEERDAEDAAREAGVPVGRIDDCLWGAAARGLIIMPPSRLRRPPSWPVSAESEDLLAARVFTLQWHITQECDLHCLHCYDRTSQGVFSLLRGVELLDDLRRFCAERFVRGQVSFTGGNPFLHAEFAALYGAALDRGLSAAILGNPVSREQLLGIVALGRPVYYQVSLEGLEAHNDHIRGAGHFRRTLAFLDLLREEGIPCEVMLTLTRDNMDQVLALGEILRGRADAFSFNRLAPFGEGASLALPEPAAYEAFFDRYVAAMEENPVLALKDNLLNLALSLRGRVLFDGCAGFGCGAAFNFLSVLADGQVHACRKFPSPIGSVHGSSLSERYDSPAAERYRSRSLACEGCRLYSRCGGCPAVTAGLGLDPLRDRDPFCFR
- a CDS encoding MTH1187 family thiamine-binding protein, with amino-acid sequence MNVMVDLCIVPIGVGVSLSPYVAACQKVLDEAGLKTSLHSYGTNIEGEWDAVFAAVRRCHEVVHGMGAPRITTTIKLGTRTDRVQTMEDKVRSVQEKMG
- a CDS encoding selenobacteriocin, whose translation is MGKDRMKQLLAGLGIASLVAGAGAMGPGPALGTSGUGKSSGAGSAKEKAKSGUGGSSGAGGAAKKDAAAAEEVKKDPAAPDVKKDAASDTAADKAKKKAKKKKADKPAEKKTETPAKQ
- a CDS encoding penicillin-binding protein 1A, whose amino-acid sequence is MSNLLYGLTLFIVVALTLASPAGAQDAIATHPIQPAGYSSIKVFDRNGRFAGRILPEKRYWVPIDRIPAFLQKAVVAVEDARFYEHSGIDVRGIARALVKDVVKGRLAEGGSTITQQLIKNKYLSGEKSIERKLEEARLAMDYEKKYSKKQILEMYFNEIYYGRGAWGIAQAARVYFDKNPEELTEAECALLAGVPKNPGRYNPLGKAADVGRRRDVVLKRMTDLNMISARQKQKLRSQRVAVTPPDQASWYLAHIRNLLVERYGPQVIEAGGLEVTAAMDLNLQKLAEKTLREGVKRVSPDLQGALMSLDPATGDVLAAVGGVDFAKSSYDRAFLARRQPGSAIKPLIYAAALEKGITAASVWDDSPVAYVRGANQTWKPRNYGGEQYGELSLRKALAYSNNVITVKVLETIGVPYFVEIARNLGLSLRSPNDLSLALGTDEVTLRDLVSAYTPLANGGLRAEARTVLRIYDKRRRAWTDNPPAVTQAISPAAAYVTTQMLKDVMVYGTAKSLRKFSQARPAAGKTGTTDDYRDAWFIGYTPGVVTGIWVGHDKPRPGGKGFTGGTVAAPIWERFMGPALSGRPAADFARPETVVAVTVDPATGYRAAPECPEQREELFIAGTEPVAYCPAHGGELLMPESPDLPVPEGETREPAATDNPM